The genomic region CATTTTTGATTTCTCCGATATGCTGGCACGTGAAGTGATGCTGCCACGTACAGACATGGATTGCCTGTATACCCATATGTCTTTGGAAGAAAACCTGAAGATTATTAATGCAACCAAGCATTCCCGGTATCCTGTGGCAGTGGAAGATAAGGATGAGATTATCGGATTTATCCACATCACTGATCTGCTGCTGGCTGACCCGGAGCAACAACATGACCTCGCTTCACTTGTCCGTCCGATCTTGAACGTTCCTGAATCCATGGAAATCAGCCATGTGCTTCGTCTGATGCAGAAGAAACATTCTCAGATGACACTGGTGGTTGATGAATATGGCGGTACAGCGGGGCTGCTGACAGCCGAAGAGATTCTGGAAGAGATCGTTGGAGACCTGTATGACGAGTTTGAGGATGAGCGTCCGCATATGGAACGCAGTGGTGATTCATTTTCCGTTGATGGTCGATCTCTTATTGAAGAGGTTCATAAGTGGACCGGAGCCGTCATTGAGGATGAAGAGGTGGATACCATTGGCGGATGGCTGTTCAAAGAGCTTGGAGGAAGTCCGGCCAAGGGCAGAACGCAGGAAATGAACGGATACGTCTTTGAAGTGGAAGAATCCACTCGTTTGCGAATAACCCGGGTTCGAGTGTACAAGCAATCTGTCCCTCAAGATATGAAATCGGAAGAAAAACCGGCAGAATAGTTCTCGTTACAGGACGCAGATTATTGAAATCTGCAAAGATAGAGACCTTCGGAAGTTACCTGAAAAGGTAGCGAACCGAGGGTCTTTTTTTATTGGAGCGAGAAAGCGGAGAATTTCTGGGCTTCGTTCAGGCGAATTTCGGATTAACTTTGGAGACAGCGTCATATGGTTATAGTGACGGGAAATGGGAAGGACCTCAGTAGTATTCAGTTGCACCAATGATGTAATAAGGAGGCGTTGTTCTGTGAAAGATCCGCAGCTTCGTGCTTACGCCCCTTTTGTGGGGCCGTTTGATCCTTGTCCGCCGGTAGCGATTCGGACGTATCTGGTACCTCCGCAATTATTTATTCCATTTCAGCCCATGGGCTGGCCGCAGTACAGTCCGGCAGAAGCGTTAAGATTGGGAACCTTATGGCCTGCATTGTACAGCCCTTATACACCGGCGAGATCGAAGGGAAGGAAGGTGGAAGTGGATGGAACCTGAAGTGCCGAAACCCTGTGACGCTAAATACTACGAATTGCTTGAAGAACTTCAGGCGCTGGATTTCGTGTTAGTGGAACTGAATCTGTACCTGGACACCCATCCAGGAGACTTCCAAAGCATTGAGCAGTACAACAAGTTCAGCCAGGAGCGAATGCGGGTAGCGCATGAATTTCAACAGTTGTACGGACCGTTGATGAACTTTGGGCATGCGTTCTCCAAATATCCGTGGGAATGGTCTCAGACACCTTGGCCATGGCAAGTGTGACGCATCGGCCCCGGGTTTCCTCGCAAGACTATCAGTTCGGGAAGCTCGGGGCGGCCGAAGAAGGGATGTATTTTGATAACGTAGAGGGAGGCGTCTGGCATGTGGGTGTATGAGAAAAAACTGCAATATCCCGTAAGGGTTAGTAAATGTGATCCTCATATGGCAAAATTGCTAGCGGAACAGTACGGAGGAGCGGATGGGGAACTCGCGGCGGCACTGCGGTATCTGAACCAGCGATATACGATTCCGGACAAAATTATTGGGCTACTGACGGACATAGGCACGGAGGAATTCGCTCACTTGGAAATGATTGCCACCATGATCTACAAGTTGACAAAGGACGCTTCGGTGGAGCAGTTGCAAGAAGCGGGACTTGGGCCGAACTATGCGCAGCGTGATTCTGCCTTGTTTTATACGAATTCCTCGGGAGTACCATTTACAGCAGCTTATATCGCTTCAAAAGGTGATCCGATCGCGGATTTGTACGAGGACATTGCAGCAGAAGAGAAAGCCAGGGCTACATATCAATGGTTGATCGACCTGACCGATGACGTGGATCTGCAGGATAGTCTGAAGTTTCTGCGGGAACGGGAGATTGTACATTCCTTGCGTTTCCGGGAGGCGGTAGAGATTCTGAAAGACGATCGGGAGACAAAGAAGATTTTCTGAACAGGTGAAAATAGGAACCTGGCAGTCCGATGAGGGCTGCTTTTTGCTTTGAAGTTATAGAGACGAAAAGAAGTTACGCGTGCTGAAATGTGGATTGCTTTCCAATAAAAAAGACGATCCACTTTGGAAGAAAAGGGATCGTCCTGGTTATTATTTTGGCGAATAAAGGCCTAATACTCTACCACCATGGCAACATTTTGCCACCCGGCTCCAACGGTCCAGAAGAGCACTTTGTCACCACGCTGAATCTGACCTGATGTAACCGCTCGATGCAATGCGATGAATGGACTGCTGGTGGAGGTATACCCGAATTCGTCTCCGATGTAGACGGCAATATCATCACCGATGCCAACGTTCGCGGAGACAGCCCGAATGTTTCCAATGGATAGCTGGGAGAAGCAGGCGGCTTTGATCTCGTCTGGTTCAATCTCGTTGCGTGTCAGCAGGGTACGAATGGACTCCGAAGCGGCATCTACGCAAATTGAATCATCAAATGGGATGAATTTCACATGAAAAGCACCTGCATCTACACCCGTTTTGCCCAGTTTCGCCAGGCCTTCTGCAGGAAAGAGTGAGTTACCATACACACAGGTATCCGTCTGATAGATGGAATCAATGAAACCGACAGCTTGTTCATCCCGCTCAACAATAACTGCCGCTGCTGCATCACCGAAATTGGCGAAGTATACGGGATCATCCGGACTGGCGTGAGGAGCCACGTAATCCGAGCCGATGATTAAGGCACGCCGAATTCGAGGATTACCCAGCATCTGTCGGCTAACCTGTTCAAAAGCAGCAGTCATGCCTGCGCAGTTCGCGTTACTGTCAATGCAGATCGTGTGAGAAGCTCCGTTAATCAGGCGATGAATCATCAGGGAATTCGTAGGAAAGATGTATTCTGGCGTTTGGCTTGCATAAGCAATCAGATCAATATCTGCACCGGTAAGTCCGGTTTTTTCCAGTAGATTACTGGCTGCCTCAAAGGCCATGCTTAGTGAGTTTTCGTCATCGTTGTCAATTTTATAACGTGTATCACGACCAAGTGCCTTTAACAATCCACGAATATCTACACCTCTTGCATCAAAATGTTCAATATAAAAATCATTGTGCACCTTGGTTGCTGGATGATAGATATCGATATCTACAATACGAATTCCGGCCATCTTCATTCTCCTCTTGAGCGGAAGGGTGAATTCACAGCTTGTCCGCCTGGTTTATTAAGTGGTAACGGTAGATATGATTTCGAGATTGTCCAGGCCTACAGACCGACCAAGTCGGGACAATTGCATTTTTAGAATCGCGTTGTTCTCGAGGGTCAACACGACTTTTTTATATTCATCTTTTTTGAACATTTGAAGGCAGCCTTCCAAAAGAGGAACAATCTCCGGAGCAGTAACATTCAACTTTTTGCAATCGATGTTCAAGTCATACTCCTTGGTGTTAATAGGAGCGATCGTATCCTGATAGGCCGAGATGGAACGCAAACCGTCTTCTTGAGAGAAAGAACCCTCCAGTTCAATGTTTAACACCTTGTTCGGAACGTCAGTCTTAAGAATGAAATTTCCCATGCTTGATCTCTCTCCTTTAAATGAGTTAAGGCTATCCTGCTAATGGATACACAGCCCCGTGGGACCTCTGCTGAATCTTCTAAGATGAGAGCTGGTTTGAAGGATAATTTAACCACATTATAAAGGTAGGAATGTAAAAAGATCAATAAAAAAGTCGAATGGTGTATAAAAATGTAGAAAAGTGAATTACTGTATTTCTTTCAAGGTGGCAAGCAATATATTAAATGCACTTATAATGCGTGGAGCACCTATACAAGGCGCCAGATGTAGCAATATTCCCTTGAGCTGATCCACGGTCACTCCCACGCTGAGAGCCATCGTGTAATGCACCCCCAATTGTTCATACTGTCCTTGGGTGATCAACGAAGAGATAATGGCAACTTCCTTCCATTGATCCGTAATCGTGGTGCGCTGAAAAATATCCCCATATGCTGTCCCCATAATAAATTCGGATAATTCGGGAAAATGCTCTTTGATGGGTGCGAGGGCTTTAGCGCCGTACTCACCAGAAAGTTTAGCAAAACGGTCCAGTCCCTGAGCCACATGTTCACTCATGATATGCTCCTCCTAATTCAAAGTTACGGTGCGATGAGCTGTAGGTGGAATCTCGTCGCGATCGGTCAGTAGCTCAATGACAGCCACCTGATTCAACGTTTGTGCTGTGTTCAGCGCAGATGAGAATTCGGCAAGGGTTTCTGCACGGAATGCAACAGCACCCAGAGATTCGGCAAACTTGGATGCGTCCATAGGAACTTCAAATAGGGTGCCATCGATTCTGCCTGTTGTTTTTTCCATTCCTTTGAGTGCCATATCCAGTTGTTTGTTGTTGACGACAATAAAAATAACATTCAGATTGTTGCATACTGCGGCATTGATCTCCATGCCAAGCATCATAAAGCATCCGTCACCGGTGATGCATACGACGGTCTCTTCAGGTGAAGCGGCTTTCGCACCTATCGCCATACCAATGGCATTACCCATGCAGGCAAAGTACGCGTCAAACACAAAGCTGCCAGGTTTCTTGACTTTATATCGCTGAACCGCATGAAATCCATGGCTGCCATCATCGACAAACAGCTTATGATCGTAAGGAAGCAGTTCACTCATCCCGTCCAGCACAGAAGCCAGAGACAAGCGGGGCAGATCCGGTAAAGGTACAGTGTAAACTATGGGGGCCGTGTTTCTCTTTGGAGAAGAATGTTCTACGAGTGTTCCCAGCAAATATTGCATGTTGTCTTTCAAATCACCCGTGATATGTAAGGTTTGAGCGCTCAGAATCTTACCGACAAACGTAGGATCAGCGTCGAATTGAATGAGATGTTCCGGGTGGTTCTCAGGCTTTAAGTTGCAGATGGTCATATCACTCAGACGTGAACCGAGCACGATATAGAGATCACTTTGGTTCAGCATGTCGTCTGCATGCGGGAAACCTCCAACACCACAAGGTCCATGGTACAGGGGATGGTCCCACGCAATTGCTCCTTTTCCACCAGGAGTCGTAATGACGGGAATGTTGAACGATTCGGCCAAATGAAGCAATTCATCGTGAGCTCTGGCGCGACTTACACCTTTACCAGCAATAATTAAGGGACGTTTGGATTGTTGAATTAGAGGAAGAATGCGATTCAGGTTAGATACGCTAAGAAGAGGTTCCGGTTCGGGAATGACAATTCGGCATTGAGATAACAATTCAGTCTGTACGTCAAAAGGTAGACAGAGGTGAACAGGGCCTTTATTGGGGCCAAGTGCAATGGAAAGGGCATGATTCAGTAGGGTGCCGAAGTGATCTCCGCGTTCTACCAGTTTACTGAACAGCGTGGCAGGCCTGAACATCTCGGCCAGATCAGCCAGATAGGAAGAGGAATCCTGACACTGGGGAAGCCCCAGTTCCTGAATGGATTGATGACCTGTGATAAACAGTACGGGCAGATTGTTGGCCTTCGCATGGGCTGCGGCAGTAAGCAGATTGGTTCCGCCCGGACCGGATGTGGCAAAAGCAACGCCAAGCTTGCCCGTCTGAAGGGCATAACCGGATGCGGCAAAACCTGAGCTGGATTCATGACGGCCTGGAATGAATTCTAATCCGTAATCCACCATCTTCAGGACAGCAGGACAGATGGATTTACCAATAATACCAAAGACATGAGTAACGCCTAGATTACGCAGAGTTTCTGCCAAATAGTCCGCAACTGTTCTCATGCGGGACACCTCGCTTCATGAAATAGGTTATTAGAACCATACGCGTATTCCATTATTTGATTGCAAGTCGTTTTCTAAGGTTGTCAGAGGAAATATATGCTTGTTATTAGGAAGAGTATCTTTTTTTGTGGTTTTTTGTCAACCTATTTTGTAAGTCGAAGTTCCTGATTCTTAAGTTGGTAACGCTTAAAGTGTTGCTGGGTAAAGCGAAAATAAATGGTTATATATTCCTGCAACAAATTACCTAATCGAAACACAGATACAATTAATGTAAAATAATGACTAAAAATGGTGGTTTTCAGTCGTGAAATAACATCGCAGTAAGAGGGAGCTCTTTTTTCCCAATAGTGTATAGCGTTGGCAATACGTCGCTTTCTGCTATACTGGAATGGATTGGGGTGAATGAAGTGACAGTGATGAAGATGGCTTTGATTGGGCTGGGTAAAATGGGATTACATATGGTTCATCAAGTTGAGAATACGAAGATGGACACGAAGATTGAGATTGTAGCGGTGTGTGATGCGAATGAGGAAGGTCTGGCGGCTTTTGCAGATTCTCATCCGGGGGTTAGGACGTATACGGATTACAAGCAATTGATGAATGAACATCAGATTGATCTGCTGTATATTGCAGTTCCGCCGAAATTTCATCATCCGGTTGTCATGGAGGCGCTGGAGCGAAAAATACATGTGTTCTGTGAGAAACCGCTTGCCAATAGTGTGGAAGAAGCGAAAGAGATGCTGGATGCAGCGCAACAATCGGGTGTCGTTCATGCCATCCATTTCTCTATGCCACATGAACCTTCAGTATTGAAGCTGCAAGAGATGATCGAGCAGGGCACCGTGGGCACGATTCGCAAAATAGACCTGATTCTGCAATTCCCACAGTGGCCACGATCATGGCAACAGAATGCATGGATTACGAGCCGTGAACAGGGCGGATTTATTCTTGAAGTGGGAATTCACTGGATTCATATGATTCAAAAAGTGTTTGGTGCAGTCCGGGTAGTAAGCACTCAGGTTCAATATCCCGAAAATGGGGATTGTGAGCTTGAAGTACAGGCTGCTCTGGAACTGGAAGATGGAACCCGAATTCAGCTAAACGGTATTTCTCAATTTGCCGGGGAAGAACGTGTATCCATGGTGGTATACGGGACAGAAGGTACGATTGCTTTGGAAAATTGGGATGAATTAAAGAGTGGCCTGGTGGGGCAACCACTATCTCCAGTGGAAGTGCTTGAATCCGCCAGTGAACTGCCTGTTCTTAAACATGTCATTGCCCGTATACAAGGCAAACCGGCCAGAATATATGATTTTAATGATGGGTATCAGGCGCAATTGGTGCTTGAAGCACTACGGAACACGGAACAATCGAGATAAGAAAAGGAGTGCTCAGGTTTTTCAGATAGAGGTGCCCGGCGCACCTTTTCCTGATTCAGCTCTCCTTAACACAAAGAAGCATCGCAGAGGCTCGTGTGAGTCTGTCTGCGATGCTTCTTTGCTTTGATATATGCAATATGATCCAGCTATATAGATACTCAATCAGTAGGTTGAGTCCGGTTACGCAAGCTTGAATCGTTTAACCAGTTGATCAAGCGCGTCGGACATTTCATTTAACTGTTTGGATGTATCCGACATTTCCTGGAGAGAAGCAAGTTGCTCCTCCGTCATCGCGGATACTTCTTCCGTGGCTGATGCCGTATCTTCCACTACAGCCGATACTTCGGTGATGGACTTCATTACAGCCTCACTTCCGGAAGTGAGTTCCTCGACAACAGCGGATACATCCAGCACCTCACCACTGAGATCATGAATATGCTGAGTAATGGTTGAAAAAGCATTACCTGCATCCTCGATAGTTTGCAATCCTTCATTCACATGAAGTGTGCTCGCATCAACCACCTGCACCGTACTTTGAACACCTGCTACTACGGTTTCCAATATACTTGTGATCTCTTTGGCTGAGGTTGCGCTTTGGTCAGCAAGATTACGGATTTCCGAGGCAACAACGGCGAATCCACGTCCATTTTCCCCGGCGCGAGCAGCTTCAATTCCGGCGTTAAGTGCAAGCAGATTGGTTTGTCTTGCAATACCTGACATGGAATCTGCAATGTTGATCACCTGATCAGACATCTTCGAAATGTCGTTAATGGCTTCCTGTACGGAGAGGAAGGATTGCTCAATGGAACTCATTTTGCCTACAGCATTATCAATACGCTGTTGCCCATCCACAGCAATGGATTCCGTACGTACGGCACGTTCAGCCACATCAGCTGCCGAGGAGGCGACCCGATTAAGCCCAGTGAGGGATTGCTGCATCGCAGCTACCATTGTTTGAGTTAGAGCAACCTGTTCGTCGGCGCCTTCAGCGACGCGTTCCATAGCCGTGGCAACTTCTTTTCCGGCGATATGGCTATCGGAGACCCCTTTATCCAATCGATCCGAAGCTGTGCTCAGAGTCATGGCATTGCTCTGCACGTCCAGCATCATTTGCTGCAAACCAGCGAGCATGATATTGGCTGACTCCGCAAGTTCACGAGTTTCGTCTCTCATTGGGGTAGCGATTCTCAGCGTCAGGTCACCATTGGAAGAACCGATGTCATTCAGGGCTTGCTTCACAGTACGGATGTTTCTGACAATGGCACGGGACAAAATTAACGCAGTGATGAAGGAAATAATGGCGACAACGAGAAGTGCCCCGTACAGTTCCAAGTTCAGTATTTTGTTTTTCTGCTTGAGTGCTTCTGTACGGGTGTCGGTCAACGTAAGCTCGTTGGTACGAAACGTATCAAGGGCGGAGCGTATTTGGTCCATGTCTCGTTTACCTGGATCATCGGCAAAGAAATCTAGAATGGCTGGGGTATTATTCGCTTGGCGAAGGGCGATTACAGGTTCACCAGCGATCTGAATCCAGTTCTCCATATTACTATGTATGTCTTCCAAGAGTGCGGTTTGGGCCGGGTTGTCCGAAATTAATAACGCAAGTTCATCTTTGAGCGTACCCAGCTCTTCTTTTCCTTTGGTGTAGGGATCGAGGTAATTGTCCTCACCAGTAATGACGTAACCGCGTTGCCCCGTTTCCATGTCTACCATGTTTCTTTCGAGCTCATACGTTAGAGCATGTACTCTCATATCGTGATCGACCAGAAAATCCAGTTCCTCTTGAAGCTTACTTGTACTGCTCTGAATCAGGAGAATGCAACCGGCAAGTACAGCCAGTACAAGCAAATAACCCAATCCGATCTTATAAAAAATTTTGAAAGTCCTGCGCTTATTCATGTTTGTTATTCCTCTCTATGGGGTATATGTAATTGTCGAAAAAACTGGAAATTTGATTTTTGTAGGCCTTTAGATCGGATGTCTAAAGCACTATTTTTTAGTATTATACGTAAAGAAAGTTTGTTTGTACATAGTTTGTTTAACTTTCATATAATGTTTGTTGTTTTTGTATAAGGTTAGGGTTGCTGAGGTTTTACAATCGTTGGTTTA from Paenibacillus sp. FSL R5-0341 harbors:
- a CDS encoding methyl-accepting chemotaxis protein, whose amino-acid sequence is MNKRRTFKIFYKIGLGYLLVLAVLAGCILLIQSSTSKLQEELDFLVDHDMRVHALTYELERNMVDMETGQRGYVITGEDNYLDPYTKGKEELGTLKDELALLISDNPAQTALLEDIHSNMENWIQIAGEPVIALRQANNTPAILDFFADDPGKRDMDQIRSALDTFRTNELTLTDTRTEALKQKNKILNLELYGALLVVAIISFITALILSRAIVRNIRTVKQALNDIGSSNGDLTLRIATPMRDETRELAESANIMLAGLQQMMLDVQSNAMTLSTASDRLDKGVSDSHIAGKEVATAMERVAEGADEQVALTQTMVAAMQQSLTGLNRVASSAADVAERAVRTESIAVDGQQRIDNAVGKMSSIEQSFLSVQEAINDISKMSDQVINIADSMSGIARQTNLLALNAGIEAARAGENGRGFAVVASEIRNLADQSATSAKEITSILETVVAGVQSTVQVVDASTLHVNEGLQTIEDAGNAFSTITQHIHDLSGEVLDVSAVVEELTSGSEAVMKSITEVSAVVEDTASATEEVSAMTEEQLASLQEMSDTSKQLNEMSDALDQLVKRFKLA
- a CDS encoding 3-oxoacyl-[acyl-carrier-protein] synthase III C-terminal domain-containing protein, with product MAGIRIVDIDIYHPATKVHNDFYIEHFDARGVDIRGLLKALGRDTRYKIDNDDENSLSMAFEAASNLLEKTGLTGADIDLIAYASQTPEYIFPTNSLMIHRLINGASHTICIDSNANCAGMTAAFEQVSRQMLGNPRIRRALIIGSDYVAPHASPDDPVYFANFGDAAAAVIVERDEQAVGFIDSIYQTDTCVYGNSLFPAEGLAKLGKTGVDAGAFHVKFIPFDDSICVDAASESIRTLLTRNEIEPDEIKAACFSQLSIGNIRAVSANVGIGDDIAVYIGDEFGYTSTSSPFIALHRAVTSGQIQRGDKVLFWTVGAGWQNVAMVVEY
- a CDS encoding spore coat associated protein CotJA, which produces MKDPQLRAYAPFVGPFDPCPPVAIRTYLVPPQLFIPFQPMGWPQYSPAEALRLGTLWPALYSPYTPARSKGRKVEVDGT
- a CDS encoding Gfo/Idh/MocA family oxidoreductase encodes the protein MYSVGNTSLSAILEWIGVNEVTVMKMALIGLGKMGLHMVHQVENTKMDTKIEIVAVCDANEEGLAAFADSHPGVRTYTDYKQLMNEHQIDLLYIAVPPKFHHPVVMEALERKIHVFCEKPLANSVEEAKEMLDAAQQSGVVHAIHFSMPHEPSVLKLQEMIEQGTVGTIRKIDLILQFPQWPRSWQQNAWITSREQGGFILEVGIHWIHMIQKVFGAVRVVSTQVQYPENGDCELEVQAALELEDGTRIQLNGISQFAGEERVSMVVYGTEGTIALENWDELKSGLVGQPLSPVEVLESASELPVLKHVIARIQGKPARIYDFNDGYQAQLVLEALRNTEQSR
- a CDS encoding spore coat protein CotJB, with the translated sequence MEPEVPKPCDAKYYELLEELQALDFVLVELNLYLDTHPGDFQSIEQYNKFSQERMRVAHEFQQLYGPLMNFGHAFSKYPWEWSQTPWPWQV
- a CDS encoding thiamine pyrophosphate-binding protein, whose product is MRTVADYLAETLRNLGVTHVFGIIGKSICPAVLKMVDYGLEFIPGRHESSSGFAASGYALQTGKLGVAFATSGPGGTNLLTAAAHAKANNLPVLFITGHQSIQELGLPQCQDSSSYLADLAEMFRPATLFSKLVERGDHFGTLLNHALSIALGPNKGPVHLCLPFDVQTELLSQCRIVIPEPEPLLSVSNLNRILPLIQQSKRPLIIAGKGVSRARAHDELLHLAESFNIPVITTPGGKGAIAWDHPLYHGPCGVGGFPHADDMLNQSDLYIVLGSRLSDMTICNLKPENHPEHLIQFDADPTFVGKILSAQTLHITGDLKDNMQYLLGTLVEHSSPKRNTAPIVYTVPLPDLPRLSLASVLDGMSELLPYDHKLFVDDGSHGFHAVQRYKVKKPGSFVFDAYFACMGNAIGMAIGAKAASPEETVVCITGDGCFMMLGMEINAAVCNNLNVIFIVVNNKQLDMALKGMEKTTGRIDGTLFEVPMDASKFAESLGAVAFRAETLAEFSSALNTAQTLNQVAVIELLTDRDEIPPTAHRTVTLN
- a CDS encoding carboxymuconolactone decarboxylase family protein, translated to MSEHVAQGLDRFAKLSGEYGAKALAPIKEHFPELSEFIMGTAYGDIFQRTTITDQWKEVAIISSLITQGQYEQLGVHYTMALSVGVTVDQLKGILLHLAPCIGAPRIISAFNILLATLKEIQ
- a CDS encoding hemolysin family protein → MDIHTEFHLGQLVFNLVCVFLLVFLNGVFVAAEFSLVKVRQTRLTQLQSEGNRMAGYALKVNSKLDSYLSATQFGITLTSLGLGWLGEPAISELLVEPLMYKIGVGDTGLISTVSVIIGFCIITFLHIVLGELAPKSLAIQKTDGVALFLSAPLLLFYKIFFPFIWVLNVSANALLRLAGIEPASEGEAHSEDELRILMKQSAKSGVIDKDEIKLMDNIFDFSDMLAREVMLPRTDMDCLYTHMSLEENLKIINATKHSRYPVAVEDKDEIIGFIHITDLLLADPEQQHDLASLVRPILNVPESMEISHVLRLMQKKHSQMTLVVDEYGGTAGLLTAEEILEEIVGDLYDEFEDERPHMERSGDSFSVDGRSLIEEVHKWTGAVIEDEEVDTIGGWLFKELGGSPAKGRTQEMNGYVFEVEESTRLRITRVRVYKQSVPQDMKSEEKPAE
- a CDS encoding manganese catalase family protein, with amino-acid sequence MWVYEKKLQYPVRVSKCDPHMAKLLAEQYGGADGELAAALRYLNQRYTIPDKIIGLLTDIGTEEFAHLEMIATMIYKLTKDASVEQLQEAGLGPNYAQRDSALFYTNSSGVPFTAAYIASKGDPIADLYEDIAAEEKARATYQWLIDLTDDVDLQDSLKFLREREIVHSLRFREAVEILKDDRETKKIF